CTGATGCTCCGAGGGGCTGTGTGCACTGGAATGGGGGGCTGTGTGTGCTGGGGCGGGGGGCTGTGTGCACTGGGATGGGAGGTTgtgtgtggtggggtggggggctgtgTGTGCTAGGGTGGGGGGCTGATGCATGTGGCCCCGCAGACCCCGGGCTGCCCCTTCCTGGTCCACTGCCCTCCTAGGCTGTCCCACCTGGGCTATCCCTGGTGGCCTGGGTTTTATCAGAGGAGACCCTGGTGCCCAGCTGCACCCCTCTCCTAGGATCCCCACCCTCCCGCCAGTCTGAAACCAGGCCCAGGAAGTCTAGGCCCAGGAGGCCCCGCCAGACATGCCCTGACAGTGACATGTGTAAACACACCCAAACACAGCAGGGGCGCCGCAGCGGGGCAGCTCACTCTGCACCTCCTCCTGCCTCCTGCAGCAGGAGGCCCGACTGTGGAGAGCAGGCAGGTGTCCCTCTGTGGGGACCCAAGTCGGCTCTGGCTGGGGGCATGCCTGGAAGGATGCCTGAAGCACCCTTCCTAGGACCCACCTGCACATTTGTCCCCACGAAGGGCAGTTTCGATCTGGCTGGACTTTCCTTCCGGGGTCTGGGCCCCTGTCATCAGCAGGACCCTTCCCGAGGGATGGGAAGACTAAGGGCTCTGTTTGGGGGTCAGCTTCCTGCAAAGAGAAGCCTTAACTTCTTAACCCAGCAGACCCCCACACCCCATCTCTGCTCTAAAGGACAAGGATGGCGTCCCTGAGCACCTGCTACCCTCCTCCTTTTGCCTGCCCCACCCCAGCCTCAGCAGGCCTGACTGCATTTTGGGAAGGAGCAGAGGGTGGCCTTGGGGAGCACAGCTGGGTGCCGGGCTCCTCCACCCTTCTCCAGCCTTGGAGGAGAGGGGACAGGGCACTCACAGTGACCTGACcggagggggcagggaggtggTCCCTCTTCTCGAAGCCCTCTTCCTCACCCCTGGGGGCTCCAGGTCTCTCCCCACCATCCTTGGCCCATTAATAGCAGTAACCACAATGACACTAGTAAAGTCGAAGGGAGGAGCCTACCGTTGGACGCGTCTGCCCGTTTATTAAAATCACTTTAATTTAACCCAGATGGGTCTCCTCATTGATAACCTCCCACAAGGAGCACACTGAATTATACTCGCTGTGTGAACACACAGGGTTATATTTAGCCACAAATTACCACTCTGTGTTTAACAAGCACATTCGCtgagtggggagggggctgggcaGCCTCCTAACCTGGCTGGATGAAACCAGCAACAGCAGAAATTCAACAGCATCCAGGGGACAGACAGCCAGGAAGGCTGTCTGACTTCAAAGTCTTCCTCCCCAGCTGCTcttgttgctttttaaaacttactaTGGCTTCCCAAAGTCAGCGGCCTCGGAGATGACCTTTGCCTGCAGGTGCACCCGCGCCTCTCCAGCGGGTGTGTGCAGCCCGTGTGCACAGCCCCAGCTCCGGCCCTGGTAGGGGAGCCACCAGGGCCTGGCTGGGAACCCTGGAGGTGGGTGCTGGAGGGACCTCCTGGGGAGGTGTGTGACTGGAGGACCCTCCCGGCCCAGTCTGGTTCCTGGGCCCAATCACTCTCCTCAGACTCCTGCCTTCTGCCTCTGACCCTCGgctggaggggaggaggaggtggcGCTTGGGATTAGGGTGGGGGGGCTCCTCTCTCAGAGCAGCCCCCTACCCTGCCCCCTCACCCTCTGGGCCCAGCAGGGCCAGGTGCATAATAGAGGGGCTGAGACTCGTGACTATAACCGGAGGCTTTGTTTCCGGTGGGGAAACCCCCCCGCCAGTGCATTCTCTGGGCTGCTGGGCAGCTCCTTTCCCTAAGGGTCCTGGGGGATTTGCACCCTCCTTTTTCCCTCTAAAGGAGGCCTGCCCCAATAACACTAAAGCTCCCAAAGATTAGAGTCTTGGCAAAGACAAAAGCCACCCCCGACTCCTAGTCACGAATCCCCTGTAGCACCCTGGGAAGGACCACAGGGGTCCCCAGCGgctccccccagccccaccccacagCTAGGGCCACAAGGACACTGGGTAGGCAGGAGTGCCAGCAGCTCGGTGCCCGGAGAGGCAGTGGGAGGCACTTCTCAGGTCCAGGCCCATGCTTCCTTGGGCACTCTGTGGCCTCTCTCCGCAGCCCCTTCCCACCTAGCACACCAGCATGCTGAGAGGCCTAAAGAGAGAAATCAGCTCCCACATCTGGTGGCTGAGAGAgtcgggcgggggggggggcggtggctgGCTTCCTGGAGGCTGGGCTGATCCGGGCTGCAGCAGAGCCCCTCCAGGCTAGCAAGTCCCAGGGAACCATGTGATGCCTCATCAGGAAGGAGGGCTGCAAACTCCTGATCCCCAAGCTGTCCTTTGACACCGAGGAGGCTGTGGCTGGCCAGGTGCTGGCATGGGCGTTCGGTAATCCTGCTGTCCTAGAGACGGAGGCTGGGGTTCTGACACCCATCTGCATCCCTAACCCAGGCCCTAGCCCCCCCACCTCTTGCCTGAGCCCAGGCCAGCCAGTGCATGGCCTACTCCGGGCAAGTGCACCCCGTGGGAGGAGACACCCTACACCTGCCCTCATACACGGGTCTGCCAAGCCCCGGCCCAGCTCTTGGCCTGTCCCCCTGCACACCTGGTGGGAAGAGTTAAGTCAATTTTTGTCGTCAAGAAATTGTCTCTCACTTGCCCTTTGACTAATGGCCCAGGGAACAATGGATAGACAACCAACATACAATTACCGGAGCGAGTGGATCGCTGCTCTCTGGCTCAGGCAGGCTTTTATTTGGAGCAGCAACTAATTCACAATTTTACGTAACTCACctgaccccccccacccccttgtGTTAGAAAACGATGTATCTGCCGATTTCAGACAGAGTGGGATCGCTGGGACACCTCGATCTGCTCGACTCTGGTAGCACCGCGAGGGGGTTCGGGGGCGGCTCTGGGGCTGGTTCTGGTGCTGTGAGTTCCCTAGGCCAGGGAGGGGAAGGCAGGCTCCCAGGAGggcttcatgtgtgtgtgtgtgatgcaaACATGTTGATTTGTGAATATGCACATGGTATGTGATGCCTCTGCATATACGTTTTGCGTGCATGTGTGAGTAATATAAGCATGTTGTGTGAACACATGTGTGGTGTATGATGTATGTTTCATATGCTTATGCTTGTGAAAGTGTGATGTGTGATGTAAACAAGTTGATGTGTGAACACGCGCGTGGTGTATGATGTATGTTTCATATGCCCGTGCATGTGGGAGCGTGATGTATGTGATGCAAACATGTTGATGTATGAATGCTCATGTGGTACACAATGCCTATGCATGTGCAGATGTACGTGGGAGTGTGACTTGTTAtagttgtgcatgtgtgtgtgatgtgtgcgtGCATGACATGAGCACACATGCATGTGTACACGTAGACGGGCTGTGTGCATGCATGCGAGACTGCACAAGACTGTTCTGTGTCTGGGGGTGTCATGTGACATGCTCAGGCATCAGGACATGACTAACAGAGCAGGGCATCCATGTGTCTTCTCGCTAGGCCAGGGGACATGTACAGGGGTGTCTACCACGTGTGTGCACATGGCCTGTCAGACTGCTAGGGCCAAAGCAGCAGGGGTCAAGGACTCCTGGACATTGTCCCAGGCCTGGGCAGGGCCTTGGGGCTGAGCTGGGTGTCTGTGAGCCCCCGTGGAGCTGGTCGCATTGGGAGCCTCCTGCCTGTTCATTGTAAAGCTGCAGGCCATTGCAGGGATGGCCATCCTGCTGTCAACACTGACCTCGGGTTTCATTCTCTCCTCTCTTCCTACCCTTCTCCCCCTCTCCGGGGTAGAACACAAGTTTGCAGACCCCCATACCATGTGcctctaaaattaaaaacatttgttagCTCTGGACAGCAGAGAGAGTAAGAGAGGAAGCAAGGCGCTTTCCTTGGCTGATAGCATGCCTGGCCAAACAGCACAGGAGTCTGGGCAGCCTGGCCTTCAGTGGGGGACCTGGGAGCTAATTCTGGTGCTGCCCAGCTGTTGGCAGCCTGGGCAGCTGCCAGCCCCTGGCCGCATCCAGCAGGCCCCTCTGCAGCTATTTGCTGTAACAACTGTTTTGAAACAGTATTGAAAAATTTGTTTCAAGTTAAAGCTGGGAGAGGAGGAGCCCAGAGGTGGGCGGAGAGGGAGGCTGTGCCCCAGGAAGTAACCCAAGGGCTGGGCACTGCTGGGTTCTGCCCATTCCGCAGCCTCTCCTAGGATAGGATGGAGGCTTGAGGGGCAGTCATAGGGCATGGGACTACCCCAGACATCCCCTGGGAGGCTGAAGCTGTTCTTCACCCCCGAAGTGAGGAACCTGGCTAGGCCCAGCACAGGGTTCTGAGGCTGCCTGCAAAGAGGGGAGGTCTGGCTGCAAGCCCACAATGCCCCTCATACCCCAGGCAGTGGCATGTGGCTGTCTACTGTCTACAGCCCGCAGCTGGGAGTAGTTGGCAGCCATCAGCCAAGCTCTAGGATCCATAGAATCCCACGCTGGCCCGGACAAGGCTTGGGGCCCTGGAGAGGCTTCCCAGCCATAGTCCCTACACTGGAGGAAGGGAGATGGGGCCCTGTTGGGGGACCCGTCCCTCCCTCACCCGGTGGGGATTGGCTggagccctggccctggcccccaGCCTGCGGGGTCGCCGCCATGTGCGCTCGGGGGCTCGGAGCGGCTCCAGGGGTCGGCCCAACGCCGAGGGGCTCTCTGGGTTCGATGTTTTCTTTTATACGTCTTTTTATTTTAAACGgagctttaaaaattattcttgaGTTAAGAAAAAGAGACGGAAAGACAAAAAAGacgaaagaaaagagagaaagaaggaaaacagggagagagaaataaagcTGGACAAAGAGACCGGCCCGCCCCAGGGCTGGAAAATTAGCTCATCAGAGCGAGCCAGTCAGTAGAAGGCAACTCGGCTTCCAATCCGGAGGGGAAGACGCCGTCCCAGAGAGGCGCCCTTCCCGGGCCGGGACTCCGGTGGCTGCGGCCCCGGCCGTGTTAAGGAGCGCCCGGGTTGCGGGGGGCTGGAGCCACCGGGCTGGGGGGCCGGAACCGCGATTTCGCCGGAGTAGGGACCGACTTGGGTGGCTCTCCTCCGCTGTGCATAGGAAGCGGGCGGCCCCCACGCACCAAGCGGGTTCGGGCTTCGGAAGAAGTGCGTTCCCCGCACTCGCACGCCCGGGCCTCGGCTCGCAGCGCCGTTCTGCAGATCCCTCAGCAGAGCCCGGTGGTCCGCGCCCACCCCTCGCCCCCCTCGGCCCCCCACCCTGGGACCTAATTCAATCGTCCCCGGCCTAATGAATAGCCGCGCGCTAATCGGATCTGCGGGCGCTTAGGGGGATTTGCGCGGCCGCCTTCCACCCGGCCGGCCCGAGCGCACCGCGGCCGCTGCTCCCTGGAGTGTGGTTTTGCGTCGGCCGGTAGGCAGCGAGGCGGAGGCCGGACCGCCACCCGAGCGCCGCCGGCCGTCCCGCGAGCTCCCCTGCGCGTCGGCCCCGCGCGTCCCCCTCTGCTTACCTGCGCCCCGGCTCCCCGGAGCTCCCTTCGCGGACGCACCTCCCGAAGCCCGCGCAAGCGGAGCCGGGACTCGGCTGGCGGGAAAGCCGCGCCCCGCCTGCCCGCGGCCCCCACCCGGGTCAGGGCTGCAGCGGGGGGAACGCCGGGCCTCGCCGCTCCCCTTTCTCTCGGCTTCCTTTGATCCGCGGGCTCCGGCGGCACCTCGGCTCCCGGGCTGCGGGGGTCGGCCCGCGGGGATCCTAGAAACGGTCCCCAGCTTATCTCCTTTCATCAAGCGGCCTTGGGCCGCCTTGAAACCGCTGAGCCAGTAATTGCTTTTTTCAGGAGGCCTAGTGCGGACTGGACAACAGCCAATCAGCGCCTTGTTTACACTCGGTGATTGACAGCCCGCTGGCAGAATGCCAACCAATCCCAGCGGTCCCGAGGGGACGGGGAAAGGAAGGAGGCGACAGAAGGCCTCGAGTTTAacactttcctgccccttccGGAATAAGACAGTAGAGAATTCCTAACGCGTGTGAAATGTGTTGGTTGGCATCTGTGTAGtttaaatatccttttttttttttcttccctcagaGGCGGAGGTAGAGGAAGTAGAGATTCAcatggaaaaagaggaggaaaagtaATGTAGCCATCGCTGTTAGTACACCATCTAGACTCCCCAACACGATAAGTAGCTTTTGGGAGGAAACCagaagccccggtggcgcagtggttaaatgctcggctgctaatccaaaggtcataggttcgaacccaccagccgctctgcgggagaacgatgtggcagtctgcttccataaaggtttacggccttggaagccctaggaggcagttctactgtcctatagtgtcactatgagtcagaatcgactgtatAGCAATGGGCCtggttgtttttttccttttctttttcggGAGGGGAGAACCAAATTCTAATTGAAATATTGGAGGAAATGAAGAAAGTGGTTTGAATCTGATTACGATAAAGATAATTGTTCTATGAGTTTTTAAATGAACATAACTGGGGCGAAAAATGAGCAGATGTGCAGGAGAGCAGAAGGGCTTTGAAACACTCCTCGGTTCTGCATCCTAAGAAAAGCCCGGATGATCAAGGTGAACACGTTTCAAAAATCTTGTTGCAGATGAGGAAAGGGTAAGCCTTGTCTTAAAAATCAATCCCCGAGCTTCATTTTGATTGTGGCTCTGTTCCACTGTGTGGCAGGAGGGGATAAAAACCGAGCAGCCAGATAGCTGGCCAGCGACGCGGGACCATCTCCCACGGGCTGGTCTTCACTGCAGGGGCGGGAGGGGGCCAGGAAGGCCGCTTTGCAGCCCGGGCAGCGCAGGCCACGGTCGTGCAGACATTCCCGAGCCTGTCTGTAGCTTGGGCCTGAGCACGCGGTGGCCTCTGAGTGGTGGAAGGGTCGGGTAACCAAGGAAGGCCTCTAGGTGTCGACGCCCAGCCTACCTACATCCGGGTGCAGCCACCTGCCAAACAGATTCTAGGTATAAAAAAGGCTTGTGCTCTAACCGGGGTTGCTGTTTCTTCTCTCGGTTTTCCGTACATCAGAAGCCAAGAAGACCTgctagattaaaagaaaaaaaaaaaaaaaaaaaacagccaccaGCCTCCCTCCGCCCGGACACGCGCTCCCACTCACCCCTGCTCGCTCTCCCGCCCTCCGGCACCGCATTCCCATTCAGGAGCAAAGATCTGCGCAGAGAAGCTGCGCAGTCGCCGGGCTTGAATTAGGCGCCATCGGGCTCGGTAGTAGCCCTGCTGCTCCCTGATTGGCAGCTCCCTGGCCCGGCGCCAGCCTATTGGGAGGCCTGTTTACGCCAAATGAGTGGCACGAGCTCCCGGCCGTGAAGGGCCGCGCGGCCAATCAGTGCGCGGGCTGCTCGGGGCTGAGTGGCACGGGCTTATTAGTATGCAGGGCCCGTGGCTGGCCGCGACGGGCTGCAGGTTTGAGAGCCGCTCTGGATGGGCTCGCTAGAGTCGTTGTTGTGGAAGCGGTGCGTGCACGGCGCAACAGTGAGCACACTGAAAATACCAATAGGAATACAAAACAAAGTCACATTTACTGATTTAATTGTATTGCATTCAGTTGTATCCAGGAAACAGCCTCCAGTAAGTAACTGAAAttgctttcattttttgtttttgtatttttatcattttatttttactttagctTTGgggatttacatatatatatatattttttttttttagcaaaagaaATTCAGggttgtgatttttaaaaaatatctaactTCCCTTTAAAACTGTTAGGATGTCgagcaatcttttttttaaaagatggacTAGAGAgcgattttttttcctctgaaaaatCTTATCGATCGGTTTAAAATCCCCCCCCCCGTAATGCGTCCTTGCTTTGCTCTCAGCGCTTGTTGTCTCGATCGACACCcagcattaaaaataaatcatcGCGACAGCACAGGGGTCTCCGGGCTGCGTCCGCGCGAGCCGCGCTGTGGCTCCGTTCTGGGGGAGGATTGTCGGCGGGGTCCTGGTGGCCTCCAGCGTGAGCCCAGCTCTGAGGAACCACAAACGAACCCCCAATTGTTCTCCCACCCCACTCCGGCCCCCTCCCCCAACAGTCCGGGGACTGCCCCACCCGGCCGCCCCGCCGCGCCGGGAGTCGGCCGGCTCGTAGTGGCCGCGGTGACCATGGCCGCTGCCCAGAGGGACTCCCCGCCACCGGCTGGCCGCGGAGCGGGGCCGGAATGCAGAGCGCTAAGGCCGAGTTTTTCGGGTTTCGCTTCGCGGAGCCTAATTCATTCCAAATCATTTCAGAAATTTTTTTCGGGGGGGGTGGCGGAGGGGACGGAGCGAGGCGGGCATAGCGAGCAGGTTTCAAGTCGCGCGTGGCGGGCAGCGCGCGGGGCTCGGGCCGCACACCGCGTGGTGGAGTCTGCGGACCGGTGCGCCcccgggcgggggggggggccgcGGCCCTCGTCTCCTCTCCCGGGGACCCAGGCAGCCGTTTCGCAGGGAGCGGGTTCTACCGCGCAGGAGCGGCCCGCGCCGGGAGTGTTTTGCTCCGTCGGCCCGTAGGCCGCGCGGCGGCGGGCGCCGGGACTTGGGTGCTGGTCCCCGGCGCGGAGGGAGCGAGCACGGGTTTTTAGATGCAAAagtcaaaaacaaagcaaacctgaAAGAGCCCGCGGCCGCGGGAGGAGGGGCGGGAGGCTCCGGGTAGCTCCGGCCACCCTGGAGGAGCTCGGCGTTCCAGGTCTCTGCTCCTGCCTTTGTCGCCCGGTGCCCTCAGTTCCACCACCCGACCCGGGGCTCCGGCCCCGTCCCGCCGGGCTCTGGAGTTGGGGGAGGGATCGGGGCCCGAGACGCGGGGAAGCGGCGTCTCAGCTCTGGGTTGCGGGCGCTGGGCCCGGCAGGGCGGCGACGGTCCTCGCCCCACTCCGCGCCAGGCTCGGCTCTCAGGCCCGGGAGCAGCGCTGGCTGACGGCCGGCATGGCGCTGCTTCTCCCCGGGAGCAGAGGACAGAAGGGCAGGCCGCTCGGGCCCTCGGAGTGGCGGCAGAGTGGGAGCAGCCTCACCACCGCCCTTGTGTGAATCCCAGGCTGGGGATGACAGAGAGAGGATGCCGCCGCGGGGCGGAGGAGTCCAAGCGCAGCTTCGGCGCCAGCCCGCGTCCCGAGAACTGGGAGCAGCTCCTGCTGCTTCTCGacaattttggaattttttttgggcgggggggaCCAGAATGCAAGACAAAAGCCCTGCACACTCGTCTCCCCGGGGGCCGCGGGGAGCTCGCACCCCCGTGCGCAGCCGCGGCCCCTCTCCCCCTCTGCGCCTTTGAAGCCGCAGGCTGGCGACCGCCCTgccctttctcccttccctttgTCCCTCCCGGCGCCCCCGGGGCTCGCTCGGCGCCGTCTGCGGCCTGCAGGCCCTGGGCAGCCGGCAGCCCCTCCCCGGCCCGGCAGGCAGCCCCTCGCCGCGCGCCGCCCGAGCCTGTTGGTCGCCTGGCGCTGGCGTTGCAGGCCTGGGCGGCGGCGGCCACAGAGTGATTTGTTAGACCGGGGGAGAGCGCTGGGGATCCCCAGAGGGAAGAGAGCCCCAGACTCCTTTGTATGAAGTTGTGAGACAAAGACGACTCTTTGTGTAGTCCCCGTTTGTTTACAATGAAAAAGCTTTCCGAATAGATATTAAAAAAGCTTATCAGCTGAGCAAATATGTTTTCACTTAATACATTATGTTTTCGGTTATAGAttaaatcagacacaaaataGTCTGCAAATGAGACGTTGTAGGATCCGGAGCACTAAATATAGCAATTGAAGATGGTATTCACGAAATGGAAAACGTCTTAATCGTTTTCTTGTCACGGTGGAACGGCTGAAAAAAACCCAACAAGGTCTTGTGGAAAGTTCACAattaagaatattgaatctatCGTTCTCTCTGGTGTTGGAGGTGATATTAAACATTAAGACAATGCGGATttaggaaaggaagagaaatatGCAAAACGAAGGAGGGCAAGAGCCCTTGGAGGGGCAGGAGCTCCCGCCGAGCAGGATTTCTCTCGCCGAGCTCTTTCCTCACCCGGCGTCTGGATTGTCCCCGATCTTGCCTCGGAGGGGACGCTCCGCACTGGgggagagaaaagaagggagatGGGGGACATTTTCCGGTGGCTCTGGAGAGAAGTGGGGGTGGGCGACCGGGGGGACCCGGGGCAGGGACGAAGGTGGCGCTGGGGCCGGTCGAGCCCTCCTGGGCTGAGACCGGCGTGGGGTCTGCGAGCGCCGGGAGGCGCTGAGGGGAGAAAGTCCGTGGCGGATTTGGGGCGATGAGAGATCAATTTCTGGCTCTCAAAGCCTCCCACAAACTCCCAATCCGCAGACAAGATCCTGGGCGAGTTTGACTGGGGGGTGGGGTGACTGTTCCGGTCTCCGGGGGAGCGCCCGCCTCGGGGCAGCAGGCCGGGCACTGCGGGGTGGCGGCCCAGGTGCCGCCGGCGGCGGGCGCCCGGGTCCGGGGAGCGGCTCGGGGTCCGGCGCCGTGCTGGGGTCGGGGGGCAGCGGGTCCTGTACTCCTGGGGCGGAGGTAGGACGGCGAGTTCAAAAGACCGGACCGAAAGCCGCATGGCGAGGGGGATGGGAGAGAAAAGGAAGGTTATAAAAAAAACTCTTGAGGTACAATCAA
The window above is part of the Elephas maximus indicus isolate mEleMax1 chromosome 19, mEleMax1 primary haplotype, whole genome shotgun sequence genome. Proteins encoded here:
- the LOC126062912 gene encoding collagen alpha-1(I) chain-like — protein: MKGDKLGTVSRIPAGRPPQPGSRGAAGARGSKEAERKGSGEARRSPRCSPDPGGGRGQAGRGFPASRVPAPLARASGGASAKGAPGSRGAETFDAKSLLRRVGKQSKPLRRNREQSPREHRAGSGADGPASEEARSPDRDRRGA